One part of the Streptomyces nigra genome encodes these proteins:
- the rplO gene encoding 50S ribosomal protein L15, with translation MAENNPLKIHNLRPAPGAKTAKTRVGRGEASKGKTAGRGTKGTKARYQVPERFEGGQMPLHMRLPKLKGFKNPFKTEYQVVNLDKLASLYPEGGEVTVADLVEKGAVRKNSLVKVLGQGEISVALQVTVDAVSGSAKEKITAAGGSVTELV, from the coding sequence ATGGCGGAGAACAACCCGCTGAAGATCCACAACCTCCGTCCCGCCCCGGGCGCCAAGACCGCGAAGACCCGTGTCGGTCGTGGTGAGGCGTCGAAGGGTAAGACGGCCGGTCGTGGTACCAAGGGCACCAAGGCCCGTTACCAGGTTCCGGAGCGCTTCGAGGGTGGCCAGATGCCCCTCCACATGCGTCTCCCGAAGCTCAAGGGCTTCAAGAACCCGTTCAAGACCGAGTACCAGGTCGTCAACCTGGACAAGCTCGCCTCCCTCTACCCCGAGGGCGGCGAGGTCACGGTCGCGGACCTGGTCGAGAAGGGTGCCGTTCGCAAGAACAGCCTCGTCAAGGTGCTCGGCCAGGGCGAGATCTCCGTGGCGCTGCAGGTGACGGTCGACGCCGTCTCCGGCTCCGCCAAGGAGAAGATCACCGCCGCCGGCGGCAGCGTCACCGAGCTCGTCTGA
- the rplV gene encoding 50S ribosomal protein L22: MEARAQARYIRVTPMKARRVVDLIRGMDATEAQAVLRFAPQAASVPVGKVLDSAIANAAHNYDHTDASSLFISEAYVDEGPTLKRFRPRAQGRAYRIRKRTSHITVVVASKEGTR; the protein is encoded by the coding sequence ATGGAAGCCAGGGCCCAGGCGCGGTACATCCGCGTCACGCCCATGAAGGCCCGCCGCGTGGTGGACCTCATCCGTGGCATGGACGCCACGGAGGCCCAGGCTGTTCTGCGATTCGCTCCGCAGGCAGCCTCCGTGCCGGTCGGCAAGGTGCTCGACAGCGCCATTGCCAACGCCGCGCACAACTACGACCACACGGACGCCTCCTCGCTGTTCATCAGCGAGGCGTACGTCGACGAGGGCCCGACCCTGAAGCGGTTCCGGCCGCGCGCCCAGGGCCGTGCCTACCGGATCCGCAAGCGGACCAGCCACATCACCGTGGTCGTCGCCAGCAAGGAAGGAACCCGGTAA
- the rplR gene encoding 50S ribosomal protein L18: MAYGQKILKGDAYKRAAIKRRHIRIRKHINGTAERPRLVVTRSNRHIVAQVIDDIKGHTLASASTLDTTIRGGEGDKSAQAKQVGALVAERAKAAGVEAVVFDRGGNQYAGRIAALADAAREAGLKF, from the coding sequence ATGGCATACGGACAGAAGATCCTCAAGGGCGACGCCTACAAGCGCGCCGCGATCAAGCGCCGCCACATCCGGATCCGTAAGCACATCAACGGAACGGCGGAGCGTCCGCGTCTGGTCGTTACCCGCTCGAACCGCCACATCGTGGCCCAGGTCATCGACGACATCAAGGGTCACACCCTGGCGTCGGCGTCCACCCTGGACACCACGATCCGCGGTGGCGAGGGCGACAAGTCCGCGCAGGCCAAGCAGGTCGGCGCCCTGGTCGCCGAGCGCGCCAAGGCCGCCGGCGTCGAGGCTGTCGTGTTCGACCGTGGTGGCAACCAGTACGCCGGGCGCATCGCCGCCCTGGCGGACGCCGCCCGCGAGGCCGGACTCAAGTTCTGA
- the rpmC gene encoding 50S ribosomal protein L29 — MSAGTKASELRELGNEELLAKLSEAKEELFNLRFQAATGQLENHGRLKAVRKDIARIYTLMRERELGIETVENA; from the coding sequence ATGTCGGCCGGTACCAAGGCGTCCGAGCTGCGCGAGCTGGGCAACGAGGAGCTTCTCGCGAAGCTCAGCGAGGCCAAGGAAGAGCTGTTCAACCTCCGCTTCCAGGCGGCCACGGGTCAGCTCGAAAACCACGGTCGGCTGAAGGCCGTCCGTAAGGACATCGCGCGGATCTACACCCTGATGCGCGAGCGTGAGCTGGGCATCGAAACGGTGGAGAACGCATGA
- the rpsS gene encoding 30S ribosomal protein S19: protein MPRSLKKGPFVDDHLIKKVEAQNEAGTKNVIKTWSRRSMIVPAMLGHTLAVHNGKTHIPVFVTESMVGHKLGEFSPTRTFRGHVKDDRKSKRR from the coding sequence ATGCCGCGCAGTCTCAAGAAGGGGCCCTTCGTCGACGACCACCTGATCAAGAAGGTGGAAGCCCAGAACGAAGCCGGCACCAAGAACGTCATCAAGACCTGGTCCCGTCGCTCCATGATCGTGCCGGCCATGCTCGGCCACACGCTCGCGGTGCACAACGGCAAGACCCACATCCCGGTGTTCGTCACCGAGTCGATGGTCGGCCACAAGCTCGGCGAGTTCTCGCCGACGCGCACCTTCCGGGGCCACGTCAAGGACGACCGGAAGTCGAAGCGCCGCTAG
- a CDS encoding type Z 30S ribosomal protein S14: protein MAKKALIAKAARKPKFGVRGYTRCQRCGRPHSVYRKFGLCRVCLREMAHRGELPGVTKSSW from the coding sequence ATGGCGAAGAAGGCTCTGATCGCTAAGGCTGCTCGCAAGCCCAAGTTCGGTGTGCGTGGCTACACCCGCTGCCAGCGCTGTGGCCGCCCGCACTCCGTGTACCGCAAGTTCGGCCTGTGCCGCGTGTGCCTTCGTGAGATGGCTCACCGTGGCGAGCTGCCGGGCGTGACCAAGAGCTCCTGGTAA
- the rplN gene encoding 50S ribosomal protein L14, with the protein MIQQESRLRVADNTGAKEILCIRVLGGSGRRYAGIGDVIVATVKDAIPGGNVKKGDVVKAVIVRTVKERRRPDGSYIRFDENAAVILKNDGDPRGTRIFGPVGRELREKKFMKIISLAPEVL; encoded by the coding sequence GTGATCCAGCAGGAGTCGCGACTGCGTGTCGCCGACAACACTGGTGCGAAGGAGATCCTTTGCATCCGTGTGCTCGGTGGCTCCGGTCGCCGCTACGCGGGCATCGGTGACGTCATCGTCGCCACCGTCAAGGACGCGATCCCCGGTGGCAACGTGAAGAAGGGTGACGTCGTCAAGGCGGTCATCGTTCGCACCGTCAAGGAGCGCCGCCGTCCGGACGGCTCGTACATCCGCTTCGACGAGAACGCCGCCGTCATTCTGAAGAACGACGGCGACCCTCGCGGCACCCGTATCTTCGGCCCGGTCGGCCGTGAGCTGCGCGAGAAGAAGTTCATGAAGATCATCTCGCTCGCGCCGGAGGTGCTGTAA
- the rplC gene encoding 50S ribosomal protein L3: MAKQIKGILGEKLGMTQVWDENNRVVPVTVVKAGPNVVTQVRTNDVDGYESVQIAFGEIDPRKVNKPLKGHFAKADVTPRRHLVEIRTADASEYTLGQEVTAEVFEAGVKVDVTGKSKGKGFAGVMKRHNFKGLGAGHGTQRKHRSPGSIGGCATPGRVFKGLRMAGRMGNERVTTQNLTVHAVDAEKGLLLIKGAVPGPNGGLVLVRTAAKGA; encoded by the coding sequence ATGGCTAAGCAGATCAAGGGCATCCTGGGCGAGAAGCTCGGCATGACGCAGGTGTGGGACGAGAACAACCGTGTTGTTCCGGTCACCGTCGTCAAGGCCGGCCCCAACGTCGTCACCCAGGTGCGTACGAACGACGTCGACGGCTACGAGTCGGTCCAGATCGCCTTCGGCGAGATCGACCCGCGCAAGGTGAACAAGCCCCTCAAGGGCCACTTCGCGAAGGCCGACGTCACCCCCCGTCGCCACCTCGTCGAGATCCGTACGGCTGACGCCTCCGAGTACACCCTCGGTCAGGAAGTCACCGCCGAGGTCTTCGAGGCGGGCGTCAAGGTCGACGTCACCGGCAAGAGCAAGGGCAAGGGCTTCGCCGGTGTCATGAAGCGTCACAACTTCAAGGGCCTCGGCGCCGGTCACGGCACCCAGCGCAAGCACCGCTCTCCCGGTTCCATCGGTGGCTGCGCCACCCCGGGCCGTGTGTTCAAGGGCCTCCGTATGGCGGGTCGCATGGGCAACGAGCGGGTCACCACCCAGAACCTGACCGTCCACGCCGTTGACGCGGAGAAGGGTCTGCTGCTCATCAAGGGCGCGGTTCCCGGTCCGAACGGCGGCCTCGTCCTGGTCCGCACCGCGGCCAAGGGGGCCTGA
- the rplP gene encoding 50S ribosomal protein L16, producing MLIPRRVKHRKQHHPKRNGMSKGGTQVAFGEYGIQALTPAYVTNRQIEAARIAMTRHIKRGGKVWINIYPDRPLTKKPAETRMGSGKGSPEWWIANVKPGRVMFELSYPNEKIAREALTRAAHKLPMKCRIVKREAGEA from the coding sequence ATGCTGATCCCCCGTAGGGTCAAGCACCGCAAGCAGCACCACCCGAAGCGCAACGGTATGTCCAAGGGTGGAACGCAGGTTGCGTTCGGCGAGTACGGCATCCAGGCGCTGACCCCGGCCTACGTGACGAACCGCCAGATCGAGGCGGCCCGTATCGCGATGACCCGCCACATCAAGCGTGGCGGCAAGGTCTGGATCAACATCTACCCGGACCGTCCCCTCACCAAGAAGCCGGCCGAGACCCGCATGGGTTCCGGTAAGGGTTCGCCGGAGTGGTGGATCGCCAACGTCAAGCCCGGACGCGTCATGTTCGAGCTGTCGTACCCCAACGAGAAGATCGCCCGTGAGGCCCTGACTCGCGCAGCCCACAAGCTGCCGATGAAGTGCCGGATCGTCAAGCGCGAGGCAGGTGAAGCGTGA
- the rplD gene encoding 50S ribosomal protein L4, which translates to MSTVDILSPAGDKAGTVELPAEIFDVEKISVPLLHQVVVAQLAAARQGTHKTKTRGEVRGGGKKPYRQKGTGRARQGSTRAPQFAGGGVVHGPVPRDYSQRTPKKMKAAALRHALTDRARNNRIHVVSGVIEGDNPSTKAAKSLFGKISERKNLLLVVERADEAAWLSARNLPQVHILEPGQLNTYDVLVSDDVVFTQAAFESFVSGPKADDTEGSEA; encoded by the coding sequence ATGAGCACTGTTGACATCCTTTCGCCGGCTGGCGACAAGGCCGGTACCGTCGAGCTCCCCGCGGAGATCTTCGACGTAGAGAAGATCAGCGTTCCGCTGCTTCACCAGGTCGTCGTCGCCCAGCTGGCCGCTGCCCGACAGGGCACGCACAAGACCAAGACCCGTGGCGAGGTCCGTGGTGGCGGCAAGAAGCCGTACCGCCAGAAGGGCACCGGTCGCGCCCGTCAGGGTTCGACCCGCGCGCCGCAGTTCGCCGGTGGTGGCGTCGTGCACGGTCCCGTGCCGCGTGACTACTCGCAGCGGACCCCGAAGAAGATGAAGGCCGCGGCCCTGCGCCACGCCCTCACCGACCGGGCCCGCAACAACCGCATCCACGTCGTCTCCGGCGTGATCGAGGGCGACAACCCGTCCACGAAGGCCGCGAAGAGCCTGTTCGGCAAGATCTCGGAGCGCAAGAACCTGCTCCTGGTCGTCGAGCGCGCCGACGAGGCCGCGTGGCTGTCCGCCCGCAACCTGCCCCAGGTCCACATCCTGGAGCCGGGCCAGCTGAACACGTACGACGTTCTCGTCTCGGACGACGTGGTCTTCACCCAGGCCGCGTTCGAGTCCTTCGTGTCGGGCCCGAAGGCCGATGACACCGAAGGGAGCGAGGCCTGA
- the rpsH gene encoding 30S ribosomal protein S8: protein MTMTDPIADMLTRLRNANSAYHDTVAMPHSKIKSHIAEILQQEGFITGWKVEDAEVGKSLVLELKFGPNRERSIAGIKRISKPGLRVYAKSTNLPKVLGGLGVAIISTSHGLLTDKQAGKKGVGGEVLAYVW, encoded by the coding sequence ATGACCATGACTGATCCGATCGCAGACATGCTTACGCGTCTGCGGAACGCGAACTCGGCGTACCACGACACCGTGGCGATGCCGCACTCGAAGATCAAGTCGCACATCGCGGAGATCCTCCAGCAGGAGGGCTTCATCACGGGCTGGAAGGTCGAGGACGCCGAGGTCGGCAAGAGCCTCGTTCTCGAGCTGAAGTTCGGCCCGAACCGTGAGCGCTCCATCGCGGGCATCAAGCGGATCTCCAAGCCCGGTCTCCGGGTGTACGCGAAGTCCACCAACCTGCCGAAGGTGCTCGGCGGCCTGGGCGTGGCGATCATCTCCACGTCGCACGGTCTCCTCACCGACAAGCAGGCCGGCAAGAAGGGCGTGGGTGGGGAAGTCCTCGCCTACGTCTGGTAG
- the rpsC gene encoding 30S ribosomal protein S3 translates to MGQKVNPHGFRLGVTTDFKSRWYADKLYKDYVKEDVAIRRMMTSGMERAGISKVEIERTRDRVRVDIHTARPGIVIGRRGAEADRIRGDLEKLTGKQVQLNILEVKNPETDAQLVAQAVAEQLSSRVSFRRAMRKSMQSAMKAGAKGIKIQCGGRLGGAEMSRSEFYREGRVPLHTLRANVDYGFFEAKTTFGRIGVKVWIYKGDVKNIAEVRAENAAARAGNRPARGGADRPARGGRGGERRGRKPQQAAGAEAPKAEAPAAAPAESTGTEA, encoded by the coding sequence ATGGGCCAGAAGGTTAACCCGCATGGGTTCCGGCTCGGTGTCACCACGGACTTCAAGTCCCGGTGGTACGCCGACAAGCTGTACAAGGACTACGTCAAGGAAGACGTCGCCATCCGTCGGATGATGACGTCCGGCATGGAGCGCGCCGGTATCTCGAAGGTGGAGATCGAGCGCACCCGTGACCGTGTGCGTGTGGACATCCACACCGCTCGCCCGGGCATCGTCATCGGCCGCCGCGGCGCCGAGGCCGACCGCATCCGCGGTGACCTGGAGAAGCTGACCGGCAAGCAGGTCCAGCTGAACATCCTCGAGGTCAAGAACCCGGAGACGGACGCTCAGCTGGTGGCCCAGGCCGTCGCCGAGCAGCTCTCCTCCCGCGTCTCCTTCCGTCGGGCCATGCGCAAGAGCATGCAGTCCGCCATGAAGGCCGGCGCCAAGGGCATCAAGATCCAGTGCGGTGGCCGCCTCGGTGGCGCCGAGATGTCCCGCTCGGAGTTCTACCGCGAGGGCCGCGTGCCCCTGCACACGCTCCGCGCGAACGTGGACTACGGCTTCTTCGAGGCCAAGACGACCTTCGGCCGTATCGGTGTGAAGGTCTGGATCTACAAGGGCGACGTCAAGAACATCGCCGAGGTCCGCGCCGAGAACGCCGCTGCCCGTGCGGGTAACCGCCCGGCGCGCGGCGGTGCCGACCGCCCGGCCCGTGGTGGCCGCGGTGGCGAGCGGCGCGGTCGTAAGCCGCAGCAGGCTGCAGGCGCCGAGGCCCCCAAGGCCGAGGCTCCCGCCGCCGCTCCGGCTGAGAGCACCGGAACGGAGGCCTGA
- the rplW gene encoding 50S ribosomal protein L23, protein MATRHPSIASKAAKAAKAARVAKARRHAAEGKNTVVTPASKAYTDPRDVLLKPVVSEKSYALLDENKYTFIVAPNANKTQIKQAVQAVFDVKVTGVNTINRQGKRKRTRTGFGQRAGTKRAIVTLAEGDRIDIFGGPTA, encoded by the coding sequence ATGGCTACGCGTCACCCGAGCATTGCCTCCAAGGCGGCCAAGGCCGCCAAGGCCGCGCGCGTCGCCAAGGCGCGTCGCCACGCCGCCGAGGGCAAGAACACCGTCGTCACCCCGGCGAGCAAGGCGTACACGGACCCCCGTGACGTGCTGCTGAAGCCGGTCGTGTCGGAGAAGAGCTACGCGCTCCTCGACGAGAACAAGTACACGTTCATCGTCGCCCCGAACGCCAACAAGACCCAGATCAAGCAGGCCGTCCAGGCGGTCTTCGACGTCAAGGTCACCGGGGTCAACACGATCAACCGCCAGGGCAAGCGCAAGCGGACCCGCACCGGCTTCGGCCAGCGCGCGGGCACCAAGCGCGCGATCGTGACCCTCGCCGAGGGCGACCGTATCGACATCTTCGGCGGTCCGACCGCGTAA
- the rpsE gene encoding 30S ribosomal protein S5, which produces MAGPQRRGGGAGGGERRDRKGRDGGNAAAEKTAYVERVVAINRVAKVVKGGRRFSFTALVVVGDGDGTVGVGYGKAKEVPAAIAKGVEEAKKHFFKVPRIQGTIPHPIQGEKAAGVVLLKPASPGTGVIAGGPVRAVLECAGIHDVLSKSLGSDNAINIVHATVEALKGLQRPEEIAARRGLPLEDVAPAALLRARAGAGA; this is translated from the coding sequence ATGGCTGGACCCCAGCGCCGCGGTGGCGGTGCCGGTGGCGGCGAGCGGCGGGACCGGAAGGGTCGCGACGGTGGCAACGCCGCCGCCGAGAAGACCGCGTACGTTGAGCGCGTTGTCGCGATCAACCGCGTCGCCAAGGTTGTGAAGGGTGGTCGTCGCTTCAGCTTCACCGCGCTGGTCGTGGTGGGCGACGGTGACGGCACCGTGGGTGTCGGTTACGGCAAGGCCAAGGAGGTGCCGGCCGCCATCGCCAAGGGTGTTGAGGAGGCCAAGAAGCACTTCTTCAAGGTCCCCCGTATCCAGGGCACCATCCCGCACCCCATCCAGGGTGAGAAGGCTGCCGGCGTCGTGCTGCTCAAGCCCGCGTCGCCCGGTACCGGTGTTATCGCCGGTGGCCCGGTGCGTGCCGTGCTCGAGTGCGCCGGTATCCACGACGTGCTGTCGAAGTCGCTCGGCTCCGACAACGCGATCAACATCGTGCACGCGACCGTGGAGGCCCTGAAGGGCCTGCAGCGTCCCGAGGAGATCGCGGCCCGCCGTGGTCTGCCGCTCGAGGACGTCGCCCCCGCGGCTCTGCTGCGTGCGCGTGCCGGGGCGGGTGCGTAA
- the rplE gene encoding 50S ribosomal protein L5: MATTTTPRLKTKYREEIAGKLRDEFKYENVMQIPGLVKIVVNMGVGDAARDSKLIEGAIRDLTTITGQKPAVTKARKSIAQFKLREGQPIGAHVTLRGDRMWEFLDRTLSLALPRIRDFRGLSPKQFDGRGNYTFGLTEQVMFHEIDQDKIDRVRGMDITVVTTATNDAEGRALLRHLGFPFKEA, from the coding sequence ATGGCTACCACCACCACTCCGCGTCTCAAGACGAAGTACCGCGAGGAGATCGCGGGCAAGCTGCGTGACGAGTTCAAGTACGAGAACGTCATGCAGATCCCCGGCCTCGTCAAGATCGTGGTCAACATGGGTGTCGGTGACGCCGCCCGTGACTCGAAGCTGATCGAGGGCGCGATCCGCGACCTGACCACCATCACCGGTCAGAAGCCGGCCGTCACCAAGGCCCGCAAGTCCATCGCGCAGTTCAAGCTGCGTGAGGGCCAGCCGATCGGTGCCCACGTCACGCTCCGTGGCGACCGCATGTGGGAGTTCCTGGACCGCACCCTGTCGCTCGCGCTGCCGCGCATCCGCGACTTCCGTGGTCTGTCCCCCAAGCAGTTCGACGGCCGTGGCAACTACACCTTCGGTCTCACGGAGCAGGTCATGTTCCACGAGATCGACCAGGACAAGATCGACCGCGTCCGGGGTATGGACATCACCGTGGTCACCACGGCGACCAACGACGCTGAGGGCCGCGCGCTCCTTCGTCACCTCGGCTTCCCCTTCAAGGAGGCGTGA
- the rpmD gene encoding 50S ribosomal protein L30, translating to MAQLKITQVKSYIGSKQNHRDTLRSLGLKGINTQVVKEDRPEFRGMVHTVRHLVTVEEVD from the coding sequence ATGGCGCAGCTGAAGATTACGCAGGTCAAGTCCTACATCGGCAGCAAGCAGAACCACCGCGACACCCTGCGGTCCCTTGGTCTCAAGGGCATCAACACGCAGGTCGTCAAGGAGGATCGTCCCGAGTTCCGCGGCATGGTGCACACCGTCCGCCACCTCGTGACGGTCGAGGAGGTCGACTGA
- the rpsQ gene encoding 30S ribosomal protein S17, whose translation MSESNVTENKEARGFRKTREGLVVSDKMDKTVVVAVEDRVKHALYGKVIRRTNKLKAHDEQNAAGVGDRVLLMETRPLSATKRWRVVEILEKAK comes from the coding sequence ATGAGCGAGAGCAACGTGACTGAGAACAAGGAAGCTCGCGGTTTCCGCAAGACCCGTGAGGGTCTGGTCGTCAGCGACAAGATGGACAAGACCGTCGTCGTCGCCGTCGAGGACCGTGTCAAGCACGCGCTGTACGGCAAGGTCATCCGCCGTACGAACAAGCTCAAGGCGCACGACGAGCAGAACGCCGCGGGTGTCGGCGACCGCGTCCTCCTCATGGAGACCCGGCCGCTGTCCGCCACGAAGCGCTGGCGCGTCGTCGAGATCCTCGAGAAGGCCAAGTAA
- the rplX gene encoding 50S ribosomal protein L24: MKIKKGDLVQVITGKDKGKQGKVIAAFPREDRVLVEGVNRVKKHTKAGPTARGSQAGGIVTTEAPIHVSNVQLVVEKDGNKVVTRVGYRFDDEGNKIRVAKRTGEDI; this comes from the coding sequence ATGAAGATCAAGAAGGGCGACCTGGTCCAGGTCATCACCGGTAAGGACAAGGGCAAGCAGGGCAAGGTCATCGCGGCCTTCCCCCGCGAGGACCGTGTCCTGGTCGAGGGTGTCAACCGGGTCAAGAAGCACACCAAGGCCGGCCCGACCGCTCGCGGTTCCCAGGCCGGCGGCATCGTGACCACCGAGGCCCCGATCCACGTCTCCAACGTCCAGCTGGTCGTGGAGAAGGACGGCAACAAGGTCGTCACGCGCGTCGGTTACCGCTTCGACGACGAGGGCAACAAGATCCGCGTTGCCAAGCGGACGGGTGAGGACATCTGA
- the rplB gene encoding 50S ribosomal protein L2, with protein sequence MGIRKYKPTTPGRRGSSVADFVEVTRSTPEKSLVRPLHSKGGRNNAGRVTVRHQGGGHKRAYRVIDFRRHDKDGVPAKVAHIEYDPNRTARIALLHYADGEKRYILAPRNLQQGDRVENGPGADIKPGNNLALRNIPVGTTIHAIELRPGGGAKFARSAGASVQLLAKEGQMAHLRMPSGEIRLVDVRCRATVGEVGNAEQSNINWGKAGRKRWLGVRPTVRGVAMNPVDHPHGGGEGKTSGGRHPVSPWGQKEGRTRAPKKASNKYIVRRRKTNKKR encoded by the coding sequence ATGGGAATCCGCAAGTACAAGCCGACTACGCCGGGCCGCCGTGGCTCCAGCGTCGCCGACTTCGTCGAGGTCACGCGGTCCACGCCGGAGAAGTCGCTGGTCCGCCCGCTGCACAGCAAGGGCGGCCGTAACAACGCCGGTCGTGTGACCGTTCGCCACCAGGGTGGCGGACACAAGCGCGCCTACCGCGTGATCGACTTCCGTCGTCACGACAAGGACGGCGTGCCGGCGAAGGTCGCGCACATCGAGTACGACCCCAACCGCACCGCGCGCATCGCGCTGCTGCACTACGCCGACGGCGAGAAGCGCTACATCCTCGCCCCGCGCAACCTGCAGCAGGGTGACCGCGTCGAGAACGGTCCCGGGGCCGACATCAAGCCGGGCAACAACCTGGCGCTCCGCAACATCCCGGTCGGTACCACGATCCACGCGATCGAGCTCCGTCCCGGTGGCGGCGCCAAGTTCGCCCGCTCCGCCGGTGCCTCCGTGCAGCTGCTCGCGAAGGAGGGCCAGATGGCCCACCTCCGCATGCCGTCCGGTGAGATCCGCCTGGTCGACGTGCGCTGCCGCGCCACCGTCGGCGAGGTCGGCAACGCCGAGCAGAGCAACATCAACTGGGGCAAGGCCGGCCGCAAGCGCTGGCTGGGCGTCCGCCCGACCGTTCGCGGTGTGGCGATGAACCCGGTTGACCACCCGCACGGTGGTGGTGAGGGCAAGACCTCCGGTGGTCGCCACCCGGTCTCCCCGTGGGGTCAGAAGGAAGGTCGTACTCGTGCTCCCAAGAAGGCGAGCAACAAGTACATCGTCCGCCGCCGCAAGACGAACAAGAAGCGCTAG
- the rplF gene encoding 50S ribosomal protein L6, which translates to MSRIGKLPIAVPAGVDVTIDGRTVKVKGPKGELTHTVSAPIEVAKGEDGTLSVTRPNDERQNKALHGLSRTLVANMITGVTQGYVKKLEISGVGYRVQAKGSNLEFALGYSHPITVEAPEGITFKVEAPTRFSVEGIDKQKVGEVAANIRKLRKPDPYKAKGVKYEGEVIRRKVGKAGK; encoded by the coding sequence ATGTCGCGCATCGGCAAGCTCCCCATCGCGGTTCCCGCCGGCGTGGACGTCACCATCGACGGCCGTACGGTCAAGGTCAAGGGCCCCAAGGGCGAGCTGACCCACACCGTCTCGGCGCCGATCGAGGTCGCCAAGGGCGAAGACGGCACCCTCTCGGTGACCCGCCCGAACGACGAGCGTCAGAACAAGGCCCTGCACGGCCTGTCCCGCACGCTGGTGGCGAACATGATCACCGGCGTGACCCAGGGTTACGTGAAGAAGCTCGAGATCAGCGGTGTCGGTTACCGCGTGCAGGCCAAGGGTTCGAACCTGGAGTTCGCTCTCGGCTACAGCCACCCGATCACTGTCGAGGCCCCCGAAGGCATCACCTTCAAGGTCGAGGCGCCCACGCGCTTCTCGGTCGAGGGCATCGACAAGCAGAAGGTCGGCGAGGTCGCGGCCAACATCCGCAAGCTGCGCAAGCCCGACCCGTACAAGGCCAAGGGCGTCAAGTACGAGGGCGAAGTCATCCGCCGCAAGGTCGGAAAGGCGGGTAAGTAA